In one Oryza glaberrima chromosome 2, OglaRS2, whole genome shotgun sequence genomic region, the following are encoded:
- the LOC127761984 gene encoding myb family transcription factor MOF1-like: MGISGERKGAARQYNRSKVPRLRWTAELHRSFVRAIDCLGGQQKATPKLILQLMDVRGLTISHVKSHLQMYRGTRHGIGQNDMQPQLHLKQHSFGSDEQSPKEFMCPPIKRAKVGTEASGKYRCMEGSSDMRSSAPPAGTRYFIDDCMRLQEVSMDRRRSDQHDAAAAARARAPAAAASSLHQALGFWVQGRREEPFMVHQISKPKAHQLNHMVRNMKISCKENHESRFFMVRSATRDEQVKKRAPPLSLAVDQKAANAISSWPSEASCVISPSPRNFSTDCSGPPGCSFVGRRVNLELSLSICGS, encoded by the exons ATGGGAATTAGCGGCGAGAGGAAGGGAGCCGCGAGGCAGTACAACAGGTCCAAGGTGCCGAGGCTGAGATGGACCGCGGAGCTCCACCGCAGCTTCGTGCGAGCCATCGACTGCCTTGGCGGCCAACAAA AAGCAACTCCTAAGCTCATTCTTCAGCTCATGGATGTCAGAGGGCTTACCATATCTCACGTTAAAAGTCACCTACAG ATGTACAGAGGCACACGGCATGGCATTGGACAAAACG ATATGCAGCCACAGCTACATCTGAAGCAGCATTCATTCGGCAGTGATGAGCAGAGCCCCAAGGAATTCATGTGCCCACCCATAAAAAG GGCCAAGGTAGGGACAGAAGCTTCAGGCAAATACAGATGCATGGAAGGGAGCAGTGACATGAGGAGTAGTGCTCCTCCTGCAGGCACCCGGTACTTCATCGATGATTGTATGCGACTGCAAGAAGTGTCCATGGATAGGAGGAGATCAGATCAACACGATGCTGCAGCTGCCGCTCGTGCtcgtgctcctgctgctgctgcttcaagCCTTCATCAGGCACTGGGATTTTGGGTgcagggaagaagagaggagccCTTTATGGTACACCAg ATTAGTAAACCCAAAGCACATCAACTGAACCATATGGTCAGGAACATGAAGATATCTTGCAAGGAGAACCACGAAAGTAGATTCTTCATGGTGAGAAGTGCAACTAGAGATGAACAAGTCAAGAAACGCGCACCGCCGCTGTCGCTAGCCGTCGACCAGAAAGCTGCGAACGCTATCTCCTCCTGGCCCAGCGAGGCCAGCTGCGttatctcgccgtcgccgaggaacTTCAGTACTGACTGCTCTGGGCCTCCAGGGTGCAGCTTTGTTGGCCGGAGAGTTAACCTGGAACTTTCCCTGTCAATATGTGGATCATAA
- the LOC127764228 gene encoding uncharacterized protein LOC127764228 — translation MAAAAEEPEPKPEIETPPPAREPPTEPPAAAPAPAAAASDRPLQPWEQHAAVINLPRYDYRASGSLLLRSHSGFLITCPIKREKSATKEAISILENSIGHANSYSSEKSEPSDTEVSAKKRKICSETPDIENSGDAVTYEKGDASETTGSVEKDSVSPHSKTSKNVDDTSNLSLVKLSRSGLLFFSFPSGGLCVVQMLTQMFHSLHSGKLKSPQWCHRIFPIQETCVLSEAELHTTVSKLFLDFVKSKEDQDEPIKFAVGYNRRGIDETEMKGQKNGNEGSKQQTLMDRDQCFKVVAGAVKSVAENSIVDLRSPEVAVLVEMLPISGVSLGSSVAGVSVLPSELISTKPRLCVKALVPDAKAAKKK, via the exons atggcggcggcggcggaggaaccGGAGCCGAAGCCCGAAATCGAAACCCCACCGCCGGCCCGCGAGCCTCCAACTGagccaccagccgccgcccccgcccccgccgccgcagccagcgACCGACCGCTGCAGCCATGGGAGCAGCACGCGGCGGTGATAAACCTCCCGCGCTACGACTACCGCGCGTcgggctccctcctcctccgctcccacTCCGGCTTCCTCATCACCTGCCCCATCA AACGTGAGAAAAGCGCAACAAAGGAAGCCATTTCCATTCTTGAAAAT TCCATTGGTCATGCAAACAGCTATAGTTCTGAAAAGTCAGAACCAAGTGATACGGAAGTTTCagcaaagaaaaggaaaatatgttCCGAGACACCAGATATTGAAAATTCAGGAGATGCAGTAACATATGAGAAGGGTGATGCTTCAGAAACAACTG GCAGTGTAGAAAAAGACTCAGTTTCACCTCACTCCAAAACAAGTAAAAATGTTGACGACACTTCAAATCTCTCACTGGTTAAACTGTCAAGAAGTGGCTTGCTTTTCTTTTCGTTTCCTAGCGGAGGCCTTTGTGTTGTTCAAATGCTTACACAAATGTTTCATTCACTGCATTCTGGCAAGCTTAAATCTCCACA ATGGTGTCATCGCATATTTCCTATTCAGGAAACATGTGTTCTGTCAGAAGCAGAACTACATACTACTGTGTCAAAGTTATTTCTTGACTTTGTAAAGAGTAAGGAAGACCAAGATGAGCCTATCAAG TTCGCAGTTGGGTATAATAGAAGAGGCATTGATGAAACAGAGATGAAAGGGCAGAAGAATGGCAATGAAGGTTCAAAACAACAAACTTTAATGGACAGGGACCAATGCTTCAAGGTCGTTGCTGGTGCCGTCAAATCAGTTGCTGAGAACTCAATTGTGGATCTCAGATCTCCTGAG GTGGCAGTACTAGTGGAGATGCTCCCTATTTCTGGGGTATCCCTGGGATCTTCAGTGGCTGGGGTGTCCGTTCTCCCGTCTGAACTCATCTCGACTAAGCCTCGTCTCTGTGTCAAGGCTTTGGTGCCTGATGCAAAAGCGGCAAAGAAGAAGTGA
- the LOC127764550 gene encoding mitochondrial import inner membrane translocase subunit TIM23-1-like has protein sequence MSPAVDAQQEPTEGRRFYSPDRPEGLAFPTSYRALYNLPTSPECLFEEDKFRQTRTWGENLTFYTGVSYLAGATSGALVGLRLAAAEAERGESAKLRINRALNQSGSVGRAFGNRFGIVAMLFAGTESFVRDQRDGADDWVNTVAAGASAGALYRIASGPRSMIVAGILGGVLSGAAVAGKPMLQRFAPKLSARLDYLR, from the coding sequence ATGTCCCCCGCCGTTGACGCCCAGCAGGAGCCCACGGAAGGGCGCCGCTTCTACTCGCCGGATCGCCCCGAGGGCCTCGCCTTCCCCACCTCGTACCGCGCGCTCTACAACCTGCCCACCTCGCCGGAGTGCCTCTTCGAGGAGGACAAGTTCCGGCAGACCCGCACCTGGGGCGAGAACCTCACGTTCTACACCGGCGTCAgctacctcgccggcgccacgtCCGGCGCGCTCGTgggcctccgcctcgccgccgccgaggccgagcgGGGGGAGTCCGCCAAGCTGCGCATCAACCGCGCCCTCAACCAGAGCGGCTCCGTCGGCCGCGCCTTCGGCAACCGGTTCGGCATCGTCGCGATGCTCTTCGCCGGGACCGAGAGCTTCGTCCGCGACCAgcgcgacggcgccgacgactgGGTCAACACCGTCGCCGCAGGGGCCAGCGCCGGGGCGCTCTACCGCATCGCGTCCGGCCCAAGGTCGATGATCGTCGCCGGCATCCTCGGCGGAGTCCTGTCCGGCGCAGCTGTCGCGGGTAAGCCGATGCTTCAGAGATTCGCGCCGAAGCTATCCGCCAGATTGGATTATTTACGCTGA
- the LOC127763604 gene encoding probable N6-adenosine-methyltransferase MT-A70-like, translating to MEAQADAGGDDLAAMREQCRSLEEAIGFRRETQMGLVASLQRLVPDLVPSLDRSLRIIAAFNDRPFVPTPNPDGGHGKSPAALKPHHRRALPDPARSTRRKTSPGSSPASVAAAPGGLDAVRTMVAVCLLELVPFAEIDAAALARRLQAESSSASEAERTALADLAAELGGSAASAVVLALRRIAEDTGGVQIEEAMIGGKSMTMVWAIDRNKLLKELPESATLPLLQPPPAPQMPPSETDAGSAMIPRTPQQQQPQPDMWPHSMPPIFPRPRGMTMQGMQRVPGVPPGLMPLQRPFMGPAGVITMGGGVGPSPNQQKQKSEEDELKDLELLLNKKTYREKQNTKTGEELLDLIHRPTAKETAVAAKFKTKGGSQLKEYCTNLTKEDCRRQSGSFVACDKVHFRRIIAPHTDTNLGDCSFLDTCRHTKTCKYVHYELDQTPDIPPMMAGALAPPRQIRLQRAEYCSEVELGEAQWINCDIRNFRMDILGQFGVIMADPPWDIHMELPYGTMADDEMRTLNVPALQTDGLIFLWVTGRAMELGRECLELWGYKRVEEIIWVKTNQLQRIIRTGRTGHWLNHSKEHCLVGIKGNPLVNRNIDTDVIVAEVRETSRKPDEMYPMLERISPRTRKLELFARMHNAHAGWLSLGNQLNGVRLVDEGLRARYKAAYPDSEVQPPSPPRASAPIDGDQGTSQKPTVSDGERPA from the exons ATGGAGGCGCAggcggacgccggcggcgacgacctcgccgccatgCGGGAGCAGTGCCGGAGCCTGGAGGAGGCCATCGGCTTCCGCCGGGAGACGCAGATGGGCCTCGTCGCCTCGCTCCAGCGCCTCGTCCCCGACCTCGTCCCCTCCCTCGACCGCTCGCTCcgcatcatcgccgccttcaacGACCGCCCCTTCGTCCCCACCCCGAACCCCGACGGCGGCCACGGTAAGAGCCCCGCCGCCCTCAagccccaccaccgccgcgccctccccgaCCCGGCGCGCTCCACCCGCCGCAAGACCTCGCCCGGATCCTcccctgcctccgtcgccgctgcccccGGCGGCCTCGACGCCGTGCGCACCATGGTCGCCGTGTGCCTCCTGGAGCTCGTCCCCTTCGCCGagatcgacgccgccgcgctcgcccgccgcctgcAGGCGGAGAGCTCATCCGCCAGCGAGGCCGAGCGGACTGCTCTCGCTGACCTAGCCGCCGAActcggcggctcggcggccTCCGCTGTAGTCCTCGCCCTCCGCCGCATAGCCGAGGACACCGGCGGTGTGCAGATCGAGGAGGCCATGATTGGGGGCAAGTCGATGACGATGGTCTGGGCCATCGACCGGAACAAGCTCCTCAAGGAGCTGCCAGAATCCGCTACTTTGCCGCTACTCCAACCTCCTCCAGCTCCCCAGATGCCCCCCTCTGAGACCGATGCCGGCAGCGCAATGATACCAAGAacaccgcagcagcagcagccgcagccggaTATGTGGCCGCATTCGATGCCTCCGATATTCCCACGGCCAAGGGGCATGACGATGCAGGGGATGCAGAGGGTGCCCGGCGTGCCACCAGGGTTGATGCCGCTGCAGCGGCCATTCATGGGACCAGCTGGAGTTATCACAATGGGTGGGGGTGTGGGGCCTAGCCCTAACCAGCAGAAGCAGAAGAGCGAGGAGGACGAACTTAAGGATCTTGAGTTGCTGCTGAACAAAAAGACATATAGAGAGAAGCAGAACACCAAGACCGGGGAGGAACTTTTAGATCTCATTCACCGGCCCACGGCGAAGGAGACGGCTGTGGCAGCGAAG TTTAAAACAAAAGGTGGCTCCCAGCTGAAGGAATATTGTACCAACTTAACTAAAGAAGATTGCCGACGCCAAAGTGGATCTTTTGTTGCCTGTGATAAG GTCCACTTCCGCCGTATTATTGCTCCTCATACTGATACAAACCTAGGAGATTGTTCTTTTCTCGACACTTGCCGTCACACAAAG ACCTGCAAGTATGTCCACTACGAGCTTGACCAAACACCAGATATACCTCCAATGATGGCTGGTGCTCTTGCACCCCCAAGGCAAATAAGGCTCCAGAGAGCTGAATATTGTTCAGAAGTAGAGCTTGGAGAAGCTCAATGGATAAACTGTGACATCCGAAACTTCAGAATGGATATCTTAGGACAGTTTGGAGTAATTATGGCCGATCCCCCTTGGGATATTCATATGGAATTGCCATATGGCACAATGGCTGATGATGAAATGAGGACCCTTAATGTCCCTGCTTTACAAACTGATGGATTAATTTTCTTATGGGTCACTGGTCGTGCAATGGAACTTGGTCGGGAGTG TTTGGAGCTCTGGGGTTACAAACGTGTGGAGGAAATTATTTGGGTGAAGACCAATCAACTTCAACGTATTATTCGAACTGGACGCACTGGTCATTGGTTGAATCATAGTAAAGAGCATTGCCTTGTTGGAATAAAAGGAAACCCTTTAGTCAACAGGAACATTGACACTGATGTTATTGTTGCTGAAGTCCGTGAAACAAGCAGAAAACCTGATGAG ATGTACCCCATGCTAGAAAGAATAAGCCCAAGGACAAGGAAGCTGGAACTGTTTGCAAGAATGCATAATGCACATGCTGG ATGGCTTTCTCTGGGTAACCAGTTAAATGGAGTAAGGCTTGTTGATGAAGGGTTGAGAGCACGGTACAAGGCTGCCTATCCTGATTCAGAGGTGCAGCCACCATCACCGCCCAGAGCAAGCGCCCCTATAGATGGTGATCAAGGCACATCACAGAAACCTACTGTATCAGACGGCGAGAGGCCTGCCTGA